Proteins found in one Cheilinus undulatus linkage group 9, ASM1832078v1, whole genome shotgun sequence genomic segment:
- the LOC121514794 gene encoding E3 ubiquitin-protein ligase TRIM21-like has protein sequence MSAASCLLTEDQFLCSICLDVFTDPVTLPCGHNFCQNCITEHWDSNVSCQCPNCKEMFSTRPQLKINTFIKEMSAQFRQSAQQKSSSSSSERQVSKPGEVPCDVCTGTKVKALKSCLVCLTSYCETHLEPHLTKSGLQKHPLIDPVENLEDRMCEKHDKLLELFCKNDQRCICVLCSVTDHKTHDVVPLREEFEGKKNDIRQMIQTRRVKIEELKHSVELSDENADREIAEGVGVFSALKESVERRQAELINSIKEKQRETEKQAEGFIRELEQEISELEKRRAEVEQLSRSEDHLQLLQNSTSLNAAPPTKDWTEVRVHPPSYEGTVVRAVKQLEETISEQIKKLIETKLKRVQQYEVDVTLDPDTANPWLILSDDGKQVYDSDVKKDLPENPERFEECVNVLSKQNFFSGRFYYEVQVKEKTDWVLGVARESIKRKGKIRLTPQNGFWTIRLRNENEYKACASPTVRLSLQSGPEKVGVFVDYEEGLVSFYDVDDEILIYSFTGCSFTEKIYPFFGTGLNDDGKNSAPLIISPVGHTE, from the coding sequence ATGTCTGCTGCCAGCTGTCTGCTGACTGAAGATCAGTTCCTGTGCTCCATCTGTCTGGATGTCTTCACTGATCCTGTCACCTTACCATGTGGACACAACTTCTGTCAAAACTGCATCACTGAACACTGGGATAGTAATGTCTCCTGTCAGTGTCCCAACTGTAAAGAGATGTTCTCCACCAGACCACAGCTGAAGATCAACACCTTCATCAAGGAGATGTCTGCTCAGTTCAGACAGTCAGCTCAGCAGaaatccagcagcagcagctcagagagACAAGTTTCCAAACCAGGAGAAGTTCCCTGTGACGTCTGCACTGGAACCAAAGTGAAGGCCCTGAAGTCCTGCCTGGTGTGTCTGACTTCTTACTGTGAGACTCACCTGGAGCCTCATCTGACCAAGTCAGGTCTGCAGAAACATCCCCTGATAGACCCTGTGGAGAACCTGGAAGACAGGATGTGTGAGAAGCACGACAAACTGCTGGAGCTGTTCTGTAAGAACGACCAGAGGTGTATCTGCGTGCTGTGCTCAGTTACAGACCACAAGACTCATGATGTTGTTCCTCTGAGAGAAGAATTTGAAGGAAAGAAGAACGACATCAGGCAGATGATCCAAACAAGACGAGTGAAGATTGAAGAGCTCAAACACTCAgtggagctcagtgatgagaacGCAGACAGAGAGATAGCAGAAGGTGTTGGAGTCTTCAGCGCTCTGAAAGAATCTGTAGAGAGACGCCAGGCTGAGCTCATCAACAGCAtcaaagagaagcagagagagacggagaaacAGGCTGAAGGCTTCATCAGAGAGCTGGAACAGGAAATCTCTGAGCTGGAGAAGAGACGTGCTGAGGTGGAGCAGCTCTCACGCTCTGAAGACCACCTCCAACTCCTCCAGAACTCCACGTCTCTGAACGCTGCTCCACCCaccaaggactggactgaagtCAGAGTCCATCCACCTTCATATGAGGGGACTGTGGTGAGAGCTGtgaagcagctggaggagacCATCAGTGAACAGATAAAGAAGCTGATTGAGACCAAGCTGAAGAGAGTCCAGCAGTATGAGGTGGATGTGACACTAGATCCTGATACAGCGAATCCCTGGCTGATCCTGTCTGATGATGGGAAACAAGTTTATGATAGTGATGTGAAGAAAGATCTCCCAGAAAATCCAGAGAGATTTGAGGAGTGTGTAAACGTCTTATCAAAGCAGAATTTCTTTTCAGGCAGATTTTACTACGAGGTTCAGGTTAAAGAGAAGACTGACTGGGTTTTAGGAGTGGCAAGAGAGTCGATCAAAAGGAAGGGAAAAATCAGACTGACACCTCAGAACGGTTTCTGGACGATACGTTTGAGGAATGAAAATGAGTACAAAGCTTGTGCTAGCCCAACAGTCCGTCTCTCTCTACAGTCTGGTCCTGAGAAGGTGGGGGTGTTTGTGGATTATGAGGAGGGTCTGGTCTCCTTTTATGACGTAGATGATGAAATTCTGATCTACTCCTTTACTGGCTGCTCCTTCACTGAGAAAATCTACCCATTCTTTGGTACTGGTTTAAATGATGATGGTAAAAACTCTGCTCCTCTGATCATCTCTCCTGTTGGTCACACTGAGTAg